In Betaproteobacteria bacterium, the following proteins share a genomic window:
- a CDS encoding fused MFS/spermidine synthase codes for MTSIEVSEKQGVRTLHFGSHLVQGAMRIARPWSLELAYTRDMMFPLLLNARPAWPARVLQIGLGCASVTKFLDRHWPEARITVVEILPEVVAAARQFFKLPGESQRLRIEIGDGCDYVAASRRKFDLILVDGFDAEGRPGMLDTVPFHLNVRQRLSSGGMASYNLLTGRHGPAKNVERLREAFEDRVLVLPHCDAGNTVAIAACGPIPRLSDDDLNAAALRLKSRTGLDLAPTVARMTHEP; via the coding sequence ATGACATCCATCGAGGTGAGCGAGAAGCAAGGCGTGCGCACGCTGCACTTCGGCTCGCACCTGGTGCAGGGCGCGATGCGCATCGCGCGCCCCTGGTCGCTCGAGCTCGCGTACACGCGGGACATGATGTTCCCGCTGTTGCTGAACGCGCGCCCGGCGTGGCCGGCGCGCGTGCTCCAGATCGGCCTCGGCTGCGCGTCCGTCACCAAGTTCCTCGATCGCCACTGGCCTGAGGCGAGGATCACCGTCGTGGAGATCCTGCCGGAAGTGGTTGCGGCCGCGCGGCAGTTCTTCAAGCTTCCCGGGGAATCGCAGCGCCTGCGAATCGAGATCGGCGACGGCTGCGATTACGTGGCGGCCAGCCGGCGCAAGTTCGACCTGATCCTCGTGGACGGCTTCGATGCCGAGGGCCGACCGGGCATGCTCGACACCGTGCCCTTCCACCTCAACGTGCGGCAGCGGCTCTCGAGCGGCGGGATGGCTTCGTACAACCTCCTGACCGGCCGCCATGGCCCGGCGAAAAATGTCGAGCGGCTGCGGGAGGCATTCGAGGATCGCGTCCTTGTGCTGCCACATTGCGATGCAGGTAATACGGTGGCGATCGCCGCGTGCGGACCGATTCCCCGCCTGAGTGACGACGACCTGAATGCCGCCGCGCTGCGCCTCAAGTCGAGAACCGGCCTCGATCTGGCGCCGACGGTGGCGCGGATGACGCATGAGCCTTGA
- a CDS encoding Do family serine endopeptidase: MRKAFKIGFILIAETIRDLLSFGLKRWAERSFSEAKEAPMIPTLVRARSRIGGVAAAAMLSLFSAMSGASHAASPAAGNASKARPSAAVAMVGVPDFARITQLYGPAVVNISVTGMRQVSAGTNDDTEDDGESDGDSASDPMRGFLRRFQQQFGGTGATMQVPVRGQGSGFIVSEEGLILTNAHVVADASEVTVKLTDRREFRAKVLGSDRKTDIAVLKIEASELPVVAVGNPDDLLVGEWVLAIGSPFGFDNSVTVGVVSAKGRTLPDGSAVPFIQTDAAVNPGNSGGPLFNARGEVVGINSQIYSRTGGYQGLSFAIPIDLAQGVQRQIVSTGRYTHGFLGVAVQEVNQALADAFKLARPAGALVYEVQPGGGGANAGLQAGDVILQVDRKPIVSPGELPALVAMSQPGLQIELKVWRNGESLQLTATLGDSSQAHEPAPSVPAKPAPGQLGIALRPLDTAEQRMAGAAAGLMVETVSGPSQEAGVRAGDVILAVNGKPAASVEHFREAVKGAGKVVALLIQREGEKSYLPIRAP; the protein is encoded by the coding sequence ATGCGAAAAGCATTCAAGATCGGATTCATCCTCATTGCCGAGACGATCCGGGATCTCCTGTCGTTCGGGTTGAAGCGGTGGGCCGAACGTTCATTTTCTGAAGCGAAGGAAGCACCCATGATCCCCACTCTTGTCCGCGCCCGTTCCCGCATCGGGGGCGTGGCGGCGGCAGCGATGCTGTCCCTTTTCTCGGCAATGTCCGGCGCGAGCCATGCCGCCAGCCCCGCTGCCGGCAACGCGTCCAAGGCTCGCCCTTCGGCCGCGGTCGCGATGGTCGGCGTGCCCGACTTCGCGCGGATCACGCAGCTCTACGGCCCGGCCGTGGTCAACATCAGCGTGACGGGCATGCGCCAGGTCTCCGCGGGAACCAACGACGACACGGAGGACGATGGGGAGAGCGACGGCGACTCGGCGTCCGACCCGATGCGAGGCTTCCTGCGCCGCTTCCAGCAGCAATTCGGCGGCACGGGCGCGACGATGCAGGTGCCGGTTCGCGGGCAGGGGTCGGGCTTCATCGTGAGCGAGGAAGGCCTGATCCTCACCAACGCGCATGTGGTGGCGGATGCGAGCGAGGTGACCGTCAAGCTCACCGATCGGCGCGAATTCCGTGCGAAGGTCCTGGGCAGCGACCGGAAGACCGACATTGCGGTCCTGAAGATCGAGGCCAGCGAACTGCCCGTGGTGGCGGTGGGGAATCCCGATGACCTGCTCGTGGGCGAGTGGGTCCTCGCCATCGGCTCGCCGTTCGGCTTCGACAACAGCGTCACGGTGGGCGTGGTCAGCGCCAAGGGCCGCACGTTGCCCGACGGCAGCGCCGTGCCCTTCATCCAGACCGATGCCGCGGTGAATCCCGGCAACTCGGGCGGTCCGCTGTTCAACGCTCGCGGCGAAGTGGTCGGCATCAATTCCCAGATCTACAGCCGCACGGGCGGCTACCAGGGGCTGAGCTTTGCGATTCCCATCGACCTGGCACAAGGCGTGCAGCGGCAGATCGTGAGCACCGGAAGGTATACCCATGGTTTCCTGGGTGTTGCCGTGCAGGAGGTGAACCAGGCGTTGGCCGACGCTTTCAAGCTGGCCCGGCCCGCGGGAGCCCTCGTCTACGAAGTGCAGCCGGGAGGTGGCGGCGCCAATGCGGGCCTGCAGGCCGGAGACGTGATACTCCAGGTCGACAGGAAGCCGATCGTCTCCCCCGGCGAGCTGCCGGCCCTGGTGGCGATGTCCCAGCCCGGCCTCCAGATCGAACTCAAGGTGTGGCGAAACGGCGAGTCGCTGCAGCTGACGGCGACGCTCGGTGACTCGAGCCAGGCCCACGAACCCGCGCCGAGCGTTCCGGCCAAGCCCGCGCCAGGACAGCTCGGCATTGCGCTGCGGCCGCTGGACACCGCCGAACAACGCATGGCCGGGGCAGCGGCCGGGTTGATGGTCGAAACCGTGAGCGGCCCTTCCCAGGAGGCCGGCGTGCGGGCCGGCGACGTGATCCTGGCCGTGAACGGCAAGCCGGCTGCGTCGGTCGAGCATTTTCGCGAGGCTGTGAAGGGCGCCGGCAAAGTGGTTGCGCTGCTCATCCAGCGCGAGGGGGAAAAGAGCTACCTGCCCATCCGCGCACCTTGA
- a CDS encoding zinc-dependent peptidase, giving the protein MLFGILAGVGLLVAAWIAAQPWLASLRRKRVRNRPFPVAWRAILRERVPYARLLPADLQRQLRQHIQVFVAEKSFVGCGGIVITDEIRVTIAAQACLLLLNRPDHYYPRLHQILVYPGPFIVNRQKTDGIGLVQDESRVLTGESWARGQVILSWPDVLEGAAIVNDGRNVTIHEFAHQIDQEKGYANGAPDLVDFQRYPRWSRVLGQEYGALRERLQNQEASVLDPYAATDPAEFFAVCSEVFFEQPHRMAAEHPALYDELSRFYRIDPLSW; this is encoded by the coding sequence ATGCTGTTCGGAATTCTCGCAGGTGTCGGCCTGCTGGTCGCGGCCTGGATCGCGGCGCAGCCCTGGCTTGCTTCGCTGCGGCGAAAGCGCGTTCGCAACCGGCCTTTCCCGGTGGCATGGCGCGCGATCCTGCGCGAACGCGTGCCTTACGCGCGCCTCCTGCCTGCCGACCTGCAGCGCCAGCTCAGGCAGCACATCCAGGTCTTCGTCGCGGAGAAGAGCTTTGTCGGCTGCGGTGGCATCGTCATCACCGACGAGATTCGCGTCACGATCGCCGCGCAGGCTTGCCTGTTGCTCCTGAATCGCCCGGACCACTACTATCCGCGCCTGCACCAGATCCTCGTCTATCCGGGGCCGTTCATCGTCAATCGCCAGAAGACCGACGGCATCGGCCTCGTCCAGGACGAGAGCCGGGTTCTCACCGGGGAATCCTGGGCGCGCGGGCAGGTGATCCTTTCGTGGCCGGACGTGCTCGAAGGGGCGGCGATCGTGAACGACGGGCGCAACGTGACGATCCACGAGTTCGCCCACCAGATCGACCAGGAAAAGGGCTATGCCAACGGCGCGCCGGACCTCGTCGACTTCCAGCGCTATCCGCGTTGGTCCCGGGTGCTGGGCCAGGAGTACGGCGCGCTGCGCGAGCGGCTTCAGAACCAGGAAGCGAGCGTCCTGGACCCCTACGCCGCCACGGATCCGGCCGAATTCTTCGCGGTCTGCTCCGAGGTCTTCTTCGAGCAGCCGCACCGCATGGCGGCGGAGCATCCGGCGTTGTACGACGAGTTGAGCCGCTTCTACCGCATCGATCCGCTGTCCTGGTAG
- a CDS encoding MBL fold metallo-hydrolase, translating to MRVTLWGTRGSLATPGPEMARYGGNTSCVSVVGHAGTVLVLDAGTGIRRLAATIAPTVRRVDILLTHLHMDHIQGLGFFAPLCQPDLEVHIWGPGSATLRLQARLMRYLSPPLFPVNLSELPCKLVFHEVPCGETDIGEFRVCSALVCHPGPTVGYRITAPEGSVLTYLPDHEPALAALRFPSLPREWTSGGTLAAGADLLIHDSQYSAAEYPGHCGWGHSSLIQTLDFGTLTEVKQLVTFHHDPDHTDADIDRMMAQANEERKPVYRLTPGMEGTVFEL from the coding sequence ATGCGGGTCACCCTGTGGGGCACGCGCGGCTCGCTCGCCACGCCCGGGCCGGAGATGGCGCGATACGGGGGAAACACCTCGTGCGTGAGTGTCGTCGGGCACGCGGGCACGGTGCTGGTCCTGGACGCGGGCACGGGCATCCGCCGCCTGGCGGCGACGATTGCGCCAACCGTGCGCCGCGTGGACATCCTGCTGACGCATCTGCACATGGATCATATCCAGGGGCTGGGATTTTTCGCCCCGCTCTGCCAGCCCGACCTGGAAGTGCACATCTGGGGCCCGGGCAGCGCCACCCTGCGCTTGCAGGCGCGCCTCATGCGCTACCTTTCGCCCCCCCTATTTCCGGTGAATCTTTCCGAATTGCCCTGCAAGCTGGTCTTCCATGAAGTCCCGTGCGGCGAGACCGACATCGGGGAATTTCGCGTCTGTTCCGCGTTGGTGTGTCACCCCGGCCCCACCGTGGGATACCGCATTACGGCGCCCGAGGGGAGCGTTTTGACCTACCTGCCCGACCACGAACCCGCGCTCGCCGCACTGCGCTTTCCATCCCTGCCGCGGGAATGGACTTCGGGCGGAACCCTGGCTGCGGGGGCGGACTTGCTGATTCACGACAGCCAGTACAGCGCCGCCGAGTACCCCGGCCACTGCGGCTGGGGGCATAGCTCGCTCATCCAGACGCTGGATTTCGGGACGCTCACCGAGGTGAAGCAACTCGTGACGTTTCACCACGACCCCGACCACACGGACGCGGACATCGACCGAATGATGGCGCAGGCCAATGAAGAGAGGAAGCCTGTCTATCGGCTCACGCCGGGAATGGAAGGCACGGTGTTCGAGCTATAG
- a CDS encoding PAS domain-containing protein yields MPILILDTEGTLVFYNEPAEVILDQRFDETGEMPADAWSELFAVADEERKPIAKENRPTMMAISERKPYSRTIWMRCGHREWLHVNMTAIPLIGEGRQFLGAQMIFWEV; encoded by the coding sequence ATGCCCATCCTCATCCTGGACACGGAAGGGACGCTCGTTTTCTACAACGAGCCGGCCGAGGTGATCCTGGATCAGCGCTTCGACGAAACGGGGGAGATGCCCGCCGATGCGTGGAGCGAGCTGTTCGCGGTCGCCGACGAGGAGCGCAAGCCCATCGCAAAGGAAAACCGGCCCACGATGATGGCGATCTCCGAGCGCAAGCCCTACTCCCGGACGATTTGGATGCGATGCGGGCACCGGGAGTGGCTGCACGTGAACATGACCGCCATTCCGCTCATCGGCGAGGGACGCCAGTTCCTCGGCGCGCAGATGATCTTCTGGGAAGTCTGA
- a CDS encoding LapA family protein, with protein MQVLLILGIVFAIGAVAFALQNSVPVTVAFAFWHYDSSLAVVLLVALGLGALIAGLVSTPSVIKGQWLGARLRRQVAILEDERATLERRVHDFEAEAARNAPVPAVVAEEQLPYVGLKALILGHEEKSPG; from the coding sequence ATGCAAGTCCTGTTGATCCTGGGCATCGTCTTCGCCATCGGCGCCGTCGCCTTTGCCCTGCAAAACAGCGTCCCGGTGACCGTGGCCTTTGCTTTCTGGCACTACGACAGCTCCCTGGCGGTGGTGCTGCTGGTGGCACTCGGCCTGGGCGCGTTGATTGCCGGGCTCGTGTCGACCCCGAGCGTGATCAAGGGGCAGTGGCTGGGTGCGCGGCTGCGGCGCCAGGTCGCGATCCTGGAAGACGAACGGGCGACCCTCGAACGTCGCGTGCATGATTTCGAGGCGGAGGCGGCAAGGAACGCGCCGGTTCCCGCGGTGGTGGCGGAAGAGCAATTGCCGTACGTCGGGTTGAAGGCACTGATCCTGGGCCACGAGGAAAAGTCGCCAGGCTGA
- a CDS encoding LLM class flavin-dependent oxidoreductase: MKLSVLDQSPAAQDKTQDHAIRESLALARHCDALGYHRYWVSEHHNSSSIVGTAPEVLMAAIAATTQRIRVGSAGVMLPHYSTLKVAEQFRVLEAIAPGRIDLGVGRAPGSDRMTAMALNPDPNAAENFPVQVQELGSWLRGEPLPAGHPFREIRAHPQGPTTPEIWILGSSDYGAQLAAHFGLPYAYAYFFTDGRGTEEALSLYRRNYRPSGRHPEPLATICVWALAADTEAEARRLLMTREHWRVGFERGLRTPLLSPEAAAAHPYTEAERSIIQRLRERAIAGTAEQVASKLEGLAASFGLGEIVINTWTHDPAARHRSYELIANAFLNPAR, encoded by the coding sequence CTGAAGCTCTCCGTCCTCGACCAATCCCCCGCCGCGCAGGACAAGACCCAGGACCACGCCATCCGGGAATCCCTGGCGCTCGCCAGGCACTGCGACGCGCTCGGCTACCACCGCTACTGGGTCTCGGAGCACCACAACAGCTCAAGCATCGTCGGCACCGCGCCAGAGGTGCTGATGGCGGCCATCGCGGCGACCACGCAACGCATCCGCGTCGGCAGCGCCGGCGTCATGCTTCCGCATTACTCGACGCTCAAGGTCGCCGAGCAGTTTCGCGTGCTCGAAGCGATCGCGCCCGGCCGCATCGACCTCGGCGTGGGCCGCGCTCCCGGCTCCGACCGCATGACGGCGATGGCGCTCAATCCCGACCCCAACGCGGCGGAGAACTTCCCTGTCCAGGTACAGGAACTGGGCTCGTGGCTGCGCGGCGAGCCGCTGCCCGCGGGGCACCCGTTCCGCGAGATTCGCGCGCATCCCCAGGGCCCCACGACGCCGGAGATCTGGATCCTCGGCAGCTCCGACTACGGCGCGCAGCTCGCGGCGCACTTCGGGCTTCCTTATGCGTACGCGTATTTCTTCACCGACGGTCGCGGAACCGAGGAGGCGCTCTCCCTCTACCGGCGCAACTACCGCCCGAGCGGGCGCCACCCCGAGCCGCTGGCCACCATCTGCGTCTGGGCGCTTGCCGCCGACACCGAAGCCGAAGCCAGGCGCCTGTTGATGACGCGCGAGCACTGGCGCGTGGGCTTCGAGCGGGGGCTGCGCACGCCGCTTCTCTCTCCGGAGGCGGCGGCGGCTCACCCCTATACCGAGGCCGAGCGCTCGATCATCCAGCGCCTGCGCGAGCGGGCCATCGCCGGCACGGCGGAGCAGGTGGCATCGAAGCTCGAGGGCCTCGCGGCGTCGTTCGGCCTGGGCGAAATCGTCATCAACACCTGGACCCACGATCCCGCCGCGCGGCATCGCTCCTACGAGCTGATTGCGAACGCCTTCCTGAATCCGGCCCGTTGA
- a CDS encoding DUF1211 domain-containing protein, whose translation MGKGRLEAFSDGVIAIIITIMVLEMKVPHGEELDALLPLLPVFLSYVLSFVYVGIYWNNHHHMLHACGKATGAMLWANLHLLFWLSLFPFATGWMGENHFAPGPAALYGFVLLMAAIAYWVLQRTIIASEGPGSMLAKAVGRDWKGKLSPALYIVAIVAAGWTQWIALAIYASVALLWLVPDRRIERALRQRED comes from the coding sequence ATGGGCAAGGGCCGCCTGGAAGCCTTCAGCGACGGCGTGATCGCCATCATCATCACCATCATGGTGCTGGAAATGAAGGTGCCCCACGGCGAGGAGCTGGATGCGCTGCTTCCGCTGCTGCCCGTGTTCCTGAGTTACGTGCTGAGCTTCGTCTACGTCGGCATCTACTGGAACAATCACCACCACATGCTCCACGCATGCGGCAAGGCGACCGGCGCGATGCTGTGGGCGAATCTCCACCTCCTGTTCTGGCTGTCGCTCTTTCCCTTTGCCACGGGATGGATGGGCGAGAATCATTTCGCGCCCGGGCCCGCGGCGCTCTATGGATTCGTGCTGCTCATGGCCGCCATCGCCTACTGGGTGCTGCAGCGAACGATCATCGCCTCCGAAGGCCCCGGCTCGATGCTCGCGAAGGCCGTGGGGCGCGACTGGAAGGGAAAGCTCTCGCCCGCCCTTTACATCGTCGCGATCGTCGCGGCGGGCTGGACCCAGTGGATCGCCCTCGCCATCTATGCGTCCGTGGCGCTCCTCTGGCTGGTGCCCGACCGCCGCATCGAACGGGCGCTGCGGCAACGGGAAGACTGA
- a CDS encoding LysR family transcriptional regulator — translation MAMNIKYRPLKAFLLAVETGSFTHAADRLGVTQPSFTALIRDLEDILGARLFDRTTRAIELTAAGREFLARIERPISDLEDAYRSILDLAAARRGSVVLGALPSTALTLIPPALRNLRIAHPTLRVRVVEAHNEELVFMVRTNQIELALAARPDQDSDLAFQPLVDDTFMAVFPVKHALAARAKLRWRDVVPYDLILLSRGSSVRARYDQAVQVGALAPGDSSRYDVTHMTTATGLVRQGLGITVLPLLALPELNLDGLLARPLEDATARRRIGLLRRRDRSLSPAAQAFAAQLERVAREVARNLPALAISKSGSRQARPRGKDRDSGMAKRLRDVTA, via the coding sequence ATGGCAATGAATATCAAGTATCGCCCGCTCAAGGCATTCCTCCTCGCCGTCGAGACCGGATCCTTCACCCATGCCGCCGATCGCCTCGGCGTCACGCAGCCCTCCTTCACCGCGCTGATCCGCGACCTGGAAGACATCCTGGGCGCGCGCCTTTTCGACCGCACCACGCGCGCGATCGAGCTCACGGCCGCGGGACGCGAGTTCCTGGCGCGCATCGAGCGCCCGATATCCGACCTCGAGGACGCCTACCGCAGCATCCTCGATCTCGCCGCGGCCAGGCGCGGCTCGGTGGTGCTGGGCGCGCTGCCGTCGACCGCGCTCACGTTGATCCCGCCGGCGCTGCGCAACCTGCGCATCGCGCATCCGACGCTGCGCGTGCGCGTGGTGGAGGCGCACAACGAAGAGCTGGTGTTCATGGTCCGCACGAACCAGATCGAGCTCGCCCTGGCCGCCCGGCCCGACCAGGACTCCGACCTGGCGTTCCAGCCGCTCGTCGACGACACCTTCATGGCCGTCTTCCCGGTGAAGCACGCCCTCGCGGCGCGCGCGAAGCTGCGTTGGCGCGATGTCGTGCCCTACGACCTGATACTGCTGTCGCGCGGCTCGAGCGTGCGGGCGCGCTACGACCAGGCGGTCCAGGTCGGTGCCCTGGCACCCGGGGACTCGTCACGCTACGACGTGACGCACATGACGACAGCGACGGGGCTCGTCCGCCAAGGCCTCGGCATCACCGTCCTGCCTCTGCTGGCCCTGCCCGAGTTGAACCTCGACGGGCTGCTCGCAAGGCCGCTGGAGGACGCCACCGCCCGGCGCAGGATCGGGTTGCTTCGCCGCCGCGATCGCAGCCTTTCCCCGGCGGCGCAGGCCTTTGCAGCACAGCTCGAACGCGTTGCCCGCGAGGTCGCGCGCAACCTGCCCGCGCTCGCCATTTCGAAGAGCGGCTCGCGCCAGGCACGGCCGCGTGGCAAGGATCGTGATTCAGGAATGGCCAAGCGGCTTCGGGATGTGACGGCCTGA
- a CDS encoding aldehyde dehydrogenase, which produces MNAVTAKPFQVGPEWRSGRGAEDVITSINAADGSVAGVVVRARPADVAHAVGVAEEAFRRQPWRKLRPDQRATTLYEIGRRIAAEREPLAHLQMLDSGKPLKECQNMVDNAAYFFRYYAALCETWQNEVTSPRGEYFSMSLAEPYGVVAAITPWNSPIMAEAQKAAPALAAGNAVVLKPSEETPQLALELARICGEAGLPEGLFTALPGYGEDVGAALVKHPGVRMVSFTGGTETGRAIATIAGQRLIPTGLELGGKSPHIVFEDADFEKALAGVLSGIYGSAGQSCVAGTRLFVQKSLYARFVAELVERTKKVRVGMPDDPKTQMGPLVSSGHRDKVARYVEIARQEGGRVLTGGAIPGDPALARGCFYLPTVIEGLPNGARACQEEIFGPVLVCLPFEDEADVIAQGNDTVYGLAAGMWTADYARAWRVARELEAGSVWINTYKQSHIATAFGGFKASGIGREKGYHGLRLYSQVKSVFFGMHDKPMGL; this is translated from the coding sequence ATGAACGCAGTGACCGCCAAGCCTTTCCAGGTCGGCCCCGAGTGGCGCTCCGGCCGCGGCGCCGAGGACGTGATCACCTCCATCAACGCCGCGGATGGCAGCGTGGCCGGAGTCGTGGTCCGCGCCCGCCCGGCGGACGTCGCCCACGCAGTGGGTGTCGCCGAGGAGGCGTTCCGCCGCCAGCCCTGGCGAAAGCTGCGTCCCGACCAGCGCGCCACCACGCTCTACGAGATAGGCCGGCGCATCGCGGCGGAGCGCGAGCCGCTGGCGCACCTGCAGATGCTGGACAGCGGCAAGCCGCTCAAGGAATGCCAGAACATGGTGGACAACGCGGCGTACTTCTTCCGCTACTACGCCGCCCTGTGCGAAACCTGGCAGAACGAGGTGACGAGCCCGCGCGGCGAGTACTTCTCGATGTCGCTTGCCGAACCCTACGGCGTCGTCGCCGCGATCACGCCGTGGAACTCCCCGATCATGGCGGAGGCGCAGAAGGCGGCGCCCGCGCTCGCCGCCGGCAACGCGGTCGTGCTGAAGCCTTCAGAGGAAACCCCGCAGCTCGCCCTCGAGCTGGCGCGAATCTGCGGCGAGGCGGGCCTGCCCGAGGGCCTCTTCACCGCGCTTCCCGGCTATGGCGAGGATGTCGGCGCGGCGCTGGTGAAGCATCCGGGCGTTCGCATGGTGTCCTTCACCGGCGGCACCGAAACCGGACGCGCCATCGCCACCATCGCCGGGCAACGGCTCATTCCCACAGGACTCGAACTGGGCGGCAAGTCGCCGCACATCGTCTTCGAGGATGCGGATTTCGAGAAGGCGCTGGCTGGCGTCTTGTCGGGCATCTATGGTTCCGCCGGGCAGAGCTGCGTCGCCGGCACGCGCCTCTTCGTGCAGAAATCCCTCTACGCCCGGTTCGTCGCAGAGCTCGTCGAGCGCACGAAGAAGGTCCGCGTCGGCATGCCCGACGACCCGAAGACGCAGATGGGCCCGCTCGTCTCGAGCGGCCACCGCGACAAGGTCGCCCGCTACGTCGAGATCGCGCGCCAGGAAGGCGGGCGCGTATTGACGGGCGGGGCGATCCCCGGCGATCCCGCGCTGGCCCGCGGCTGCTTCTACCTGCCCACCGTCATCGAGGGCCTTCCCAATGGAGCGCGCGCGTGCCAGGAGGAGATCTTCGGGCCCGTGCTCGTGTGCCTGCCCTTCGAGGACGAGGCCGACGTGATCGCGCAGGGCAATGACACCGTCTACGGCCTTGCTGCCGGCATGTGGACGGCCGACTACGCGCGCGCCTGGCGGGTGGCGCGCGAGCTGGAGGCGGGCTCGGTGTGGATCAACACCTACAAGCAATCGCACATCGCCACCGCCTTCGGCGGCTTCAAGGCAAGCGGAATCGGCCGCGAGAAGGGCTACCACGGGCTGCGGCTCTACAGCCAGGTGAAGAGCGTCTTCTTCGGCATGCACGACAAACCCATGGGACTCTAG
- a CDS encoding NAD-dependent epimerase/dehydratase family protein, with protein sequence MTKAKQGVAVKLEGARILIAGAASLVGSHTADKLLAAGVKEVVLLDNFAFGTPEAIAHLKDDPRVRIVKGDLMRLHELIAATAGIDGVLHLAAYMTLGFAQSPWEAIDVNIRGAQNMLEACKINNVKKVVFASSNAVYGYGPGIVGALVEGGPFHSAGAPPAAILYGASKIMGEQLCRQYHQKHGLDYVVLRYSTVYGERQHYRAANALYIMETYDRVRRGERPVLPGDGKDSKHFVNVADLARANLAAFESAATDIAVNVTGPEPITTGELVQLVLDYCKSPLKPEIKADPPGTVRLTSGGAFHIPHDLAGEVIGWKPEVGMREGITRLLAWCEAEEARGK encoded by the coding sequence ATGACGAAAGCCAAGCAAGGCGTGGCCGTGAAGCTCGAGGGCGCGCGCATCCTCATCGCCGGGGCCGCGAGCCTCGTGGGATCGCACACCGCCGACAAGCTCCTCGCCGCGGGCGTGAAGGAAGTGGTGCTGCTGGACAACTTCGCCTTCGGCACGCCGGAGGCCATCGCGCACCTGAAGGACGACCCGCGCGTTCGCATCGTGAAGGGCGACCTCATGCGCCTGCACGAGCTCATCGCCGCGACCGCAGGGATCGATGGCGTGCTGCACCTCGCCGCCTACATGACGCTCGGATTCGCGCAGTCGCCGTGGGAGGCGATCGACGTGAACATCCGCGGCGCGCAGAACATGCTCGAGGCCTGCAAGATCAACAACGTGAAGAAGGTCGTGTTCGCCTCGTCCAATGCGGTCTACGGGTACGGGCCGGGCATCGTCGGCGCGCTCGTCGAGGGCGGGCCGTTCCACTCCGCGGGCGCGCCGCCTGCGGCGATCCTCTACGGCGCCTCGAAGATCATGGGTGAGCAGCTCTGCCGCCAGTACCACCAGAAGCACGGCCTCGACTACGTGGTGCTGCGCTACTCCACCGTCTACGGCGAGCGCCAGCACTACCGCGCCGCCAACGCGCTCTACATCATGGAAACCTACGACCGCGTGCGCCGCGGCGAGCGCCCCGTGCTGCCGGGCGACGGCAAGGACAGCAAGCACTTCGTGAACGTGGCGGACCTGGCGCGCGCCAACCTGGCGGCCTTCGAAAGCGCCGCCACCGACATCGCGGTGAACGTCACCGGCCCGGAGCCCATCACCACCGGCGAGCTGGTCCAGCTCGTGCTCGACTACTGCAAGAGCCCGCTCAAGCCGGAGATCAAGGCCGACCCGCCGGGAACCGTCCGGCTCACATCCGGGGGCGCCTTCCACATCCCGCACGACCTCGCGGGCGAGGTGATCGGCTGGAAGCCGGAGGTGGGCATGAGGGAAGGCATCACGCGGCTGCTGGCGTGGTGCGAGGCCGAGGAAGCGCGCGGCAAGTGA